The Nymphaea colorata isolate Beijing-Zhang1983 chromosome 5, ASM883128v2, whole genome shotgun sequence DNA segment tGATATATCTGACATTGTTTCATCTGATTCTATGTTTCTAATTTCTCTTAGCCATTGTACATGCACTCTATCTATTAATCGATCAATAAATTGTCTTGCAATAATCATCTTTTTTAACCATATGATCCACTTATTTCTTGTAATAATTATTTGTCTTCTATCTTTCCAATTTATTAGTGTTATATATGTTAATCCTTTTCCTAATTTGATCATCATTCCATTCCGTTTATTATATTTCTCCACATTATAGCGTCATCATAATCATAATACGTATTGTCGTAATCGGTTAATTCATCATCATAGTCATTATAGTTATAGTTATATTCATATGTTGTTTCTAGTGccagtttcttttcttctatttcgTTTCTGATATTGTTAATGAATCTATATACCATTATGTATAGTTTAAGAATTTTTAtaagcttttcttttctaagtCTTTTTTCCTCTAAAGCTTTGTCTAACGTATTATTCATATCttgttcaaattttcttttacttatttGGCTAATCATCTAAGTTTTTTGGGATTATTATATGTTTTCCTAGATGTTCAATTTCCAATATATTCTtctctattttgaatttttcgTATTTATTTAACCATTTGTTTCCTAATATTATTCCTTTCAGGTTATCATGGTGTAGTGTTTGTATTTCAAATTCTACTTCGAACATATATtctgttatttttatttctttgcttttttttcctagGCTTTTAATTATATTTCCCTGAATGTCTTTGTACAGGTGTTCACTTGGTAATACTATATCGTTATTTTTCATATCGGGTGTAATATAGTTATCTTCTGATCCTTGTATCTATAAGGATTCATTTTGTCATATTATCTATAAtttcttttatatgaaattgTTTCTGATAACTAGTTGTTCTTGATGTGCTCACACTTAGTTTTTGCTTAATAATTTGTAATTcgttttgttcattttctaaatAATAATGTTCATCTTCCTGTATTACTGTGATTAGTTGCTTGAAAGGGTTATCTATCTAGATCGTAttattatcttttcttttggcagatattttatgtttgttggttacgacatacatattttttcctttaatagTCATTACTTTACATACTTTTTCTAATTGTATTCCTGATAATTTCCAGTATAGCACTAGGCTTCGGTCTATGTTCTGATCCATTAAACCTATAGTATAATTTGGTTTTAttgtaaattttagttttttgtggATTAAGTTTCCTTTTATTTTAGCTATTATTGCTTTTTCTACTGGGTAAATTATCCTATCATCTGATAAGTATAATTCTAAGGGTGTATTTATTCATTCTTTAAAGCATGTCTTTACTAGAATTTCTATTCCTCCAAAGTATACATATTTCATGGGTGTTTttaattttagttgttttaactCTTCCTGAATACCTTGTCTGCTGATTAGGGGTACTTTTGTTGTTCATACAGCTTGGTCTATGTCTATAACATGTTCTCTTTGGTTAATTATATAatattcttctttatttttctttagtacATTTTTTATAACTGAGATTTTTCTGATAAGAgggaattcaaatattttttcaatattaatgTCAATTTCCTGTAGTTAtatttgtttaaatattttatcgtcaaatattattttttgtattgtaCATTCTTCGGTCAAGTCTTCTTGGTATCGAATATTCTTctacatttttttgcattttttgtaataGTGTTTAAGTTTCTTCTActttttatgctttttgtaATATGATTTACATCATAACTGGGGTGTTGTATGTTCTTCGCAACATTTATATGGTGATTGTATTATAAGTTTAAGTTTTTTCGATTTTACATATTCTTCACACATTGTTTTAAACCACGTTCTTATAAATTCTATTCTTGATCCTAACGTATCTTCTTTTGGTCTATTTTCTTGGAAGGTTTTTATCACTTGTCCATAAATCACTgatggtaattttgaaaagaataggTCTAGATACATTGGTTTTTCTTCTGTAGTTATACTTGTCTGATGATAATATTTACTGAATAGTTTGTTAGATTTATTATGTTTTGTCTAGCAGTTATTTTTACTTGGTCTTCATATATTTTGTCAATGTTTGTATGTGAAAATTTATGCTTTGATTGATCCTAAATATTTTTCCAATATGTCTAATGAATTTGTAGTTGTCGTGCATTTACTATCCGTTTCTGCTCTTAGAGATTCTTTTGATGAGCTTGGTAGTTTATCAAACCATAAATATACATTTCCTACGAACGAATTTTCAATATATGCTGGTACACTTTTTATCTCTATTTTGTTTTCCGTGATGTGTTTACTCATTTCTGCTTTCCATATTTGTAGTAATACTAATATGTTATTTGTGTTATCTAGATTTAATATCCcctatttccattatttttgttttggaatcTGGATTTCCAAATTCTTTCTCATCTTTGATTTCTACGATAATCATCATAATGTCTGTTTCTACTTGGGTTTCCTTTATAAGTTCTTGATCCCGTTTGATATTCTTCCTTGATCttaattctttctttaagtgtAGTATTCATGTTTATTTCCATATCTGTAATTTGTTCATCTTGTTCCTGATTTACTATTAATTCAGTGTATGTCACACTTGGTTCAtaattttctgttttgatttcgttattagtttcttatttttgtatGTTATTAATTTCTAACATAttaagttctttttcttcttgtatacTGTTTTGTTGTTTATTCACTTAGTCTAACCTTTCGTTTACTTGTTTGAATTTTTGGtcaattttttctattaatttttctAGTAAAATGATTActttatccattttttcttccaGACACACTAGGTAACCTTGTAACAACTCTTTTTTGTCGTTAGAACAACCTTCATATTCCATGTTTTTAGTTTAGGCTTaggtttattttctttattaagTCTTTTTATTCTGTCTAGTACAGTTTTTGtattcatttcttcttcgtctAATATTAAGTACATACCATCTGTAtttatttccagaaattttctATTTAAATTCTACATTTCTATccaaaaataaatgttttttttgaaTCGATTTCGCATTCTGatttattcatataaataaCTCTGTTATTATTCTTCCAATAATTAGGACTTGCTTATACAAGGCTGTTAGGTactttatttctcttttaactATCTGGTTAGAAATATAAAGCTTTTCTGGTTCATGTTCTACTTTCTGTATCTCAGGTTTTCTTTGGTTCATATTTATCAAAATATCATTCAACTGGTTACTtattcttttctgatttttcaaaactatttttataTCTTGTAAGAGTTTTTCAAAGTCAGTTTTGTCCATATTTTGTGAAGCGTTTTCCTGCCCGATTAGTGCAAACATTCTCATTTTCAAGTATGTGCTTTGTGTCCTATAATCTATCGATATACCAAACTGAAATAACCCTTATTCTCTATATGATTTTTCCAGCTCAAGAATTGCTTTTGCTGTGTTCCCCTCATGACATGACCATCTCACTTTCCCCGATCGGCCTCTGCCTTTGTGGGTACTCGTCTGGGGTCTTTCCCTCTTGGGTTACACATTCAAGCGCCTCCTTTGCCAGAGAATCATATAGTCGAATGTAGGTGAACTTCAATTAAgcaaataacataaaataaaactaCTCTACACATGCTTAGAAATCAAAAAGTTAGCACATGCTCATGAGGAAAACTAACACTTTATTCCATAACTAAAGCAAACATACTTACAGATAGTTCATCAATCCCCGAAGAGGTTGACGATAGTTTGCTACTATTTACCTCTGGAACAAGCTCCATAAGGCTTTTCCTAACTAGAATACTTGGTTacaaggctctgataccaatacTAAAGAGGCAGAAGGCAAGAGGACATAAGGAGTGAGGAGAATGAAGAGAACAAGGAACAAGGATTTGTGTAAGGATCGAATGCCATTCTACTCTCTTTTTATGCTATTTATAGACACGGTTGGCGGAGATCTGCGATCGAAAATTGCTGCGGCCGAATCTTGATGGATGCCCATTATCTCGAATCTTTTGTTTAGTCTCCATCATCTTTTATTCTGTCTACCATTGTCTCGAATCTTTTCTTTAGTCTCCATCTTTCGCTTTATTCTATCTGCTATTAGTCTCCATCTTTCACTTTATTCTGTCTACCATTAGTCTCCATCTTTCGCTTTATTCTGTCTACCATTGTCTCGAATCTTTTCTTTAGtctctatcttctttttgcttttgactTGAACCTTCTCTTTAGTCTCTATCTTCTTTAGTTCCAATCAATCACAACTTTTCCATATTAATAGTAGTGATTGAAGTATTGATCGAAACATATTCCTTAGAGACTTACTTCGCACAATTCTTTACTCTTTGCACATTATATGCATTGGTGTTTTGGGTATTTCTGCATGAACTGGTAATATTCTTTCAGATTTCTGGTTCCCATTAATGGTCCCTTGATAGCTCTTGTTTGTGGTGATAGCTCTTGTTTGTGGTGATCTATCTGGCATAATTAGAGTTTCTAACCACCTTAGAATTTCTTCTTTGCTTCCTTCTTTGGTTTTTAAGGATAGAGAATATATTATCTGGCCGTTCCTTGCTTCGTACATCCATACGTTGAGTTCTTCATATTGGTGAAAAAGTTCTTCAAATATGACTTGTAAATCAATGGGTCTCTTTTTGGCAAAGAATTCTTTAATCTCTGGTAAAAGTATATCTTCTTGTTGCTGAACTTCTGGCTAGACTAATTCCTTTGTCAAGTCGATCTTTATGACATATATAGCTAGGATTATTTTATCTTCGAAAACTTCTGCTTGGGCAGCATAGATTCTCACATAGATAAGTGGTGCTTTTGTTATCTTCAGATAACGTTTTGCTATTTTGCATAGTTTTGGAATTTCTTCTAGTTCTTTGACATTGTGGGTATATAAAGTATGTAGCAATCCATAACTATGGACTATTTTTACTATGTTTGGATCGGTGTTGGGATAGGCTATCATCTTATTTATCCCTGGATATGGAATGGTGATATAACCTTTTTCTAGTActgtatattttttctctttggtttttgtttaaGAAATCACATACTTTCTTCAGGTTTCTAAGATTGTTGTTAACTATTATAGACTGGCTTTCGGTTTTCACCTTTTGGATGATTTCTAAATAGGTTTGTGTCTGAGAAGGTGTGAACAAGTTGGTTTTGATTGGTATGAGAGTTTTCTGGAATCACTGGTtcaaattgatatttttgaatcTTGGTTTAAAGGATATACTTGGttcttcttgttttgttgtttccaAAGTTTTTGGTTCTGGAGTCTTTGGTTTGGTTTCTGGGATTTTTAGTACGGATTCTGTCTAGAAATTCTATTTGCTTCTTACATAGTACTGCTTTGTTTTTGCTTATTGTTATTCCTGCTTTGGTTGCATAATTTATAAATTCTTTCAATAATTTGTAATGATCTTCTTGAGTATGACTGAATAACAATATATCATTTATATAAATTACACAATTTCTCAGACCTTTAAATTGTTCGTCCATGAAGCTTTGGAATCTTCTTGGGGCATATTTGTATCCAAATGGTAAAACATTCCATTCTTAAAATCCATTCGGAACTATGaatattgttaattttttactttctttttcgaGTTTTAGATGGTAAAATCCACTTTTGTAATCAAATTTACTTATGTATTGATATCCTGATACTTGTTTTAGTTTTAATATCTTGTTTGGGATAGGGTAGTTATAAGTTTTAACTTTGGTATTTAGATTTCTATAATCTATAACCATTctagttttttctcttttttgttcactATGTTTGTTTACAATAAATGATGGGCTGTTGtgttttgagtttgatttttgtatatatcCTCCTCTTATTAGTTCATTCACATGTAGTTCAAATTCCTTAAGATCATCTAGTATATATTTCAAGGGTGGTTGTGTTATTATGCTATCTTCCTTTATTAGTTCTATTCTTACTACTGTCTTATGTTTATTCCAATGTTGTAGTGGGTTTTCTGAATATAGTTGTTCTAGTctattttctatgttttctaactagtttatttcaaaaacatttataGTTATAGTATTTATCCTTTCGCGTGTAAGTTTTTGTGTTATCTTACTATCACCTTTAATCCATggtgttgtttttctttcattattttttactattaagGCATTAATCTTTTCTCCACAAGATGTGGTTAGTATTAAGTATTTAACTGTAATGTCTATTGGTAAATAGCTATTTAAGAAAGGTCTTCCTAATATTATATCTTTCTTATGTAGTTCAAACGCATATATTTTATTGATCTTAATGGTCTTTttctagatttggatattaaCGTTTTCTGATTTGTAGCTTATTGTAGCCTTAGCTCCATTGAATCCTCTTACTTCTAATGGATCTTATAATTTTTCCCATGCATTTTCTGGTAGACAATTTTTCTTGCATAAATTTTCCTGTGTCAATATAGGCTATGTAATATCTATTATGATATCCTCTTGGTATAagttttattaatatatatataaatttatctTTATTAATGTTCATTATCACTCTCACTTGTATCCTTATAGTTATATTGTTCAAATGCTCTATATGAGGTATGTGAAATCCTTTTATCTTTCTCATTCCAATAGGTCATAAATTTCCATTCTGCCATTGCTCTAGCTCTtagataattaaaaaatgtttcttctataatctttgaattttcttcttatttcccTTTTTCCTAGATTTCCTATAAAtttaagaacatatatatatatatattcgaaaCAATTTTCCTATTCTATTTCATACAAAATGTCTAGTTTGTTCTTTATATGCTTTTACACTTGTAGTTTGAAATATTCTGTTTATCTGACATTCTGATTCTATGTTTCTAATCTTGTACTGGCACTCACTCCTCAAGAAGCACCAGTGGCAGTATATATATTTGGCGCTACACCGTCACAAAGACGAAAATGCAATACGGaccaatgttttaaaacccagtgACTCGGGACTGACTCGGCGGTTCTTGACTCGTGACTCAGTGGGTCAACTCAGTGACTCAAACCGAgttatgttaatttaaaaaaaaacaataaagttttttttttttaaggtgattGGTTCTTTCCACTGCCCTAAGAGAGGCCATAGGCCCCCCCCCTTATGCCCTCTCTCTGGGTTACCGAGCTTGCTTTGGGGCCTTTTACGGGCCAAGGACTGAGTGCGTTTGGAGCGGGCAGAGCATATCCTCCGCGCCAGTGCGCTACAACCCCATTGtcttttaaacataaaaagatTGTAAAAATGACTTAATTTCACatgtatcattaaaaaaaaaagtcgaactAACTTACAGTGAAGTCACAACTAAGTTTATCCTCTATAAATTGTTGCAATTTACTAATTTAGCATTCAAAATAGAATAGAAATTAAGAAAACTCAATCAATTTCTTTAAAATTAATGTTCGGCTTTAACAAACTGAACTTGTATCTTTAATAAAGTAACAAACAGAAGTTACATCTTAACATGCATCAACTATaaatagtaataaaatattgaagcaTGAAGCAAAACGAGTCACCTTACTTGGATGACTCGTTAGGGGGCAAACCGAGCCAAGTCACCAGGTTGACTGGGCAACTATTTAAACCCTGATACGGACCATAAGTTGCGCCCAGCTGTAACCAGGACTGCTTAGCGTGCGCCTCAAAGAGTCTTTCCACTGACCAGCTGATTAGGCTGAAATTGTCgaattatataattaaaattttcacagATAAAGTGAGAATTGTGTAATCAAACATAGAATTTTGAGCTGAAAATATagattcattcttgaatcaaaattctaaaattgtGATTATGCCCTACATGGTGGAAttataattctaaaattttagaattttttcttGTCTCTGTAAGGTACGTGtcataattttaatttgttttatcgAACACATCATCTTCAagtttagaattaaaattctatactatcaaacacaaaaggaaactaGCACTGGAATTTTAGTTTCAATTCCAGTTTaaggtggaattttgtttttagaatttctaaaatcaaaattcaaagctaATTTTATTTCACCCTTACGTGTGTAGTCTATATCTGAGGTCACGACTTACAGAAGGATGCCACTAtattgaatctctctctctctacgtgAACAGGCTATAGAGAATGGCAGGCGAACTCAACGCTTGATATTTCAGTGAAGCCTCCGTTCCGGTTATCCTTTACCATCCACGCTACCTGTCGAGTTTCCTCAAGCATGACCTAGCAGCAAATGCTTGTATCACAGTTAAGACCATTTTAATATGTTCCCAATTTTTTTGCGTTTGCTGAAATTGCCAATTAATAGTAAACTTAATTGCAAGACATTTACATGGATTGTTAGGCAAACCAATGCGAATGGAGATGAGAAAGGAACGAGAGCCTTCGTCAACTGGGATGTATCAATTCTTCACATTGCTTAGGAATTAACATTGACATGCATGCCCAAAAAAcgatcaaatcatggatgcgaCGAGACTACAGTAGTAAATGTTTGAATGTGAAAAGCAAACGATTGGTAATATTTAGGTATGACAAGCAAATCAAATGGTAGGCGAGTTTATATAAAATTACTGAAATCGTTGAAGGAAGTTTTTTATCTGGCTGATATACGCAGCCTCCGTAGGAACAATGTGACCTGAATTATGTTCCAGAACGACGGTACAGGCGGGATTAAATAAGTTTGCTAACTTAAAGCTCGCATCACGGGAAATCTGCTTGTCCTTGGAAACTGTTCCACCAAATATGTGAAGGGAAGGACATTCTATAAGTCCCTTAAATACAAAGGCTGGTGTACAAAACCCTGAACACAAAATTGCAAACTTGAAATCTATGTCAACATCGTGTGCACGTCGAGCACAAAGAGTGGCAGCCATTGAAGCACCTTGAGAGAAGCCCATCACCCCATCAAATGGGCCCATCTGACTAAAAGTTTTCTTTAGAAAATTGTAAGATTTTTCCCATCCTTCAGTTTGTTTCTGGTACTGAGATGGGTCAAATGGCTCATTAGCTACCTCCCACTCTGTCGAAGTGAGGTTCTCTTGCTTTTTCGTAACCAACCATGCATATCTTCTACTGGCAGTTGACTGAAAAGAATATGCCAGAGGAGAACTACTGGATGCAGCAGCTCCATTTTCCGCAGGAAATTGAGCTCCTTCCCCGTTCAATTGAGTAGGATGAGGTTGAACAATAAATGGCAGTCCATGCGGTGCATCAACGAAGACAAATTCAGCTAGATGCTTCAGTTTCTTCATGAATGATCCCAGTCTTCCCTTGAATCCTGAAGCATTCTGCCGAAATCCATGTAGGCAGAGTATTCGCAATTTCTGTCGAGCCATGGAATCTAGAGACtctgaaaacaagaaaaggctAGTCAAAATGTAAATCCTAAAATCAATGTCATCAAAactttttttgaattgaatcGGAAAGCCTAATGATTCAATCAATCAGTGAATTTAATCAGAATCAGAATCATATGTGAATCAGACCgattaaaaaatgtgttttcaaattaaaaaaatcaaataaaaaaatcagaaaaataaaaaaatatgggtAAAAGCATAAGCACTcaagaacaaataaaagatgATAAAAAGTAACATactaagtgagcaaatgaagcAAGATAATATTAAAGCTCccacttatttatttataggCACCCTAAACGCAAATTCGATATGCCGAATGCCGCTCAACAAGAGGCACCTATGAATTGTGAGACGAGCACAAGCATTTTCTCCAGATCTTTTATCAGAACTAAATAAACAGTGAATGCCAAACGAAACACTGAACAAAGTACTCCTACTTTGCCTAGAAAGCAACACATTGGATAAGTGCACTGTTAAGCTTGCCATTGGTTTAACCGTTCCAAAGGtttgaaagcaacatttttctCCAAACATCTTATTGTGGCTACAGATTTACAAGAGGCAACAGTACATTACCTATCCTCTACTAAAGGCTTCAGCTGATAAAAAGACTATTGAAGCCAAACCCTCACCTTAACCAAGTTCGTAGAATTTTCATAACACCACCAATACCTACAGTTTCAAAAACCTATGCCCACCAGGTTCTAGAAACATTGCTCTTTCAGATCCAACTTCCGGTGATGTGTGTGAACTTGACAATTGTGCCACTCATGAAAGGATGACAAAGGGAAGTGCGACGGTCAGCAAAAGGATTCCTGAGGAGGCACCACACCTCATTTGAGAGTGTGTGAATTCTGGTCCATAATGACGCAACAGGAAAAGTGCTGACTGCAAGGAGAACAATAGCCAGTGTCTCCCATATCAGCGATGCTGATATAATCGAAGACAGCACCTCAATCATCAACAAGAAGACGACTCTCTTGCTGCTTCACATTCTCCCTGCCATTCTTGCCCTCTTCTCTTTTCCCCTTCCCCCCTTTTGAACAAAAAGTCTTCCAAGGAAAGAGCCAAATGACGAAGGCTATAAATTTCTCTTGAtccccttctttcttcatcctctttTGGACGAAAAAAtcttttaaagaaagaagcataCAGCGAAATCAATGATAAATCCGACCTCCTATATGTTTGCTGCTGAGAGCAACTCTCTTATTAGTGCTGCTTCACAACTGCACCTGCATTCACACCCCCACCCCAGATGCACCGTGACATAGCCTGACCTACCCGATTGCCCTGCCACACCTGTGTCTCTAAAAAGGCAGACATGGGTACGGCAGGGCAAACCCCACACTCTTGTCACTTATATGCAAGGCAACTAACTTGGACAACATAGTGTCATACCATCAACGGTTTTAGATCAAATGGCTACTAATATCAGTCCAGCTAATGAAAAGATGAATCAAGTCATTAACGCAATACAAACCTTACCACCACATAGGCCAGACGGCTCAGGCAAGTATTTTGTCAAACCACAAAATGTAGCTGATTCAGGCTTCATTTCCTGCAGTTCCTCAGGCATTGATTCCATCAACAATGTAGTATTTTCTTGTAAGCAAGTCGATACATTTCCCTTCCTACTCGTCTGACATAGTTCACAAATGTAGATAGCACTGCCATTTTTCTGCGCAGAACATAATAGGAGAAGAGTCGGACACAATGATATACCATGCAAAATGCCcttaatttaaagaaaaaagaaatagtaTTTGGCTATTTGCTCTTGGACAGCTCTCAAACCTGAAGCCAACACATTCTAAACTCACTAGCAAATAGAAGGATAACATGTGCCCCATACCTGGCAGTTCTCACAAACCAAAACTAGCATTCTACAAAGATGGCAACGATGACGTGATGAGTAATCATCAAATAGGGCACCACAAAGTAAGCATGAGCCAATAACATCTGTATCAGAACTTCCAACAGAAATCCTGAAAAGTGCAAACACATTTGACAAAGGTGACACGATCATTCCCAAAGTTCACTCGTATAGCAGAACTAG contains these protein-coding regions:
- the LOC116255160 gene encoding rhodanese-like domain-containing protein 6, yielding MEEQGGGGEEHGVLLYYRYVTIPDVPSMALFFRANCESLGLLGRVRISPSGVNVTVGGKMTSLKQHIAAVESYSLFEGTDFKLASCRRPSDDRVATECGFTTLSVRVVKELVTLCSHPLPRPLSISNAGEHLSAAEFHSVIQNAGTKDSKFYKGHVLLDARNIYETRIGKFQAAEVDTLDPGIRQYSDLPAWIDAHSDKLQGNCILMYCTGGIRCEMASAYLKTKGSGFENVYQLSGGIQRYLEQFPDGGFFKGKNFVFDHRISVGSSDTDVIGSCLLCGALFDDYSSRHRCHLCRMLVLVCENCQKNGSAIYICELCQTSRKGNVSTCLQENTTLLMESMPEELQEMKPESATFCGLTKYLPEPSGLCGESLDSMARQKLRILCLHGFRQNASGFKGRLGSFMKKLKHLAEFVFVDAPHGLPFIVQPHPTQLNGEGAQFPAENGAAASSSSPLAYSFQSTASRRYAWLVTKKQENLTSTEWEVANEPFDPSQYQKQTEGWEKSYNFLKKTFSQMGPFDGVMGFSQGASMAATLCARRAHDVDIDFKFAILCSGFCTPAFVFKGLIECPSLHIFGGTVSKDKQISRDASFKLANLFNPACTVVLEHNSGHIVPTEAAYISQIKNFLQRFQ